One window of Candidatus Regiella endosymbiont of Tuberolachnus salignus genomic DNA carries:
- a CDS encoding flagellar motor switch protein FliG, which produces MNEPEQNPILEKVNQPETPVGKEIRTRLDQAGILLLSMGEDAAAAVMKKLSREEVLCISETMSRLQGVKLIQAREALNDFFRAYREQSGINGASRSYLQSILEKALGGEIAKSVINGIYGDEIRHRMARLQWIDPVQLSALIEQEHLQLQAVFLAFLPADVAAEVLSYLDRDRQDNVLYRIAKLDDVNHDVVNELDRLIERGVTLLSEHGSKVLGIKQAANIVNRIPSNQQQLLEQLGERDENVLNELKDEMYEFFILSRQSAPTLQRIVDDVPMSDWAIALKGTESILRKAIFDVLPKRQIQQLQNITDRMGPVTVSRVEQVRKEIMARVRELAEGGEIEVQLFAEQTVE; this is translated from the coding sequence ATGAACGAACCCGAGCAGAACCCGATACTAGAGAAAGTTAATCAACCCGAAACACCGGTGGGGAAAGAAATCCGAACACGTTTAGATCAGGCCGGTATCTTACTGTTAAGCATGGGGGAAGACGCCGCCGCTGCCGTAATGAAAAAATTGAGTCGTGAAGAAGTCCTTTGTATCAGTGAAACTATGTCACGGCTGCAAGGCGTAAAATTGATCCAGGCGCGTGAAGCATTGAATGATTTTTTTCGTGCTTACCGTGAACAAAGTGGTATTAACGGCGCTTCCCGCAGCTATTTACAAAGCATTTTAGAAAAAGCATTAGGGGGTGAAATTGCTAAGAGTGTGATTAATGGTATTTATGGCGATGAAATTCGTCATCGAATGGCGCGTCTACAATGGATCGACCCGGTACAACTCTCGGCGCTTATTGAGCAAGAACATTTGCAGTTACAAGCGGTCTTCCTTGCGTTTTTGCCGGCGGATGTTGCTGCTGAAGTGCTCTCTTATCTGGATAGAGATCGACAAGATAATGTTTTGTACCGTATCGCTAAATTAGATGATGTTAATCATGATGTGGTCAATGAGTTAGATCGTCTTATTGAGCGCGGTGTAACCTTGCTCTCTGAGCATGGATCTAAAGTTTTGGGAATAAAACAGGCAGCCAATATTGTTAATCGTATTCCGAGTAATCAACAGCAGCTTTTGGAACAGTTAGGGGAGCGTGACGAAAATGTGCTTAACGAATTGAAAGATGAAATGTATGAATTTTTTATTCTGAGCCGTCAATCAGCACCGACGTTGCAACGTATCGTTGATGATGTACCGATGAGTGATTGGGCCATCGCTTTAAAAGGAACCGAGTCGATATTACGTAAAGCCATTTTCGATGTGTTACCAAAACGCCAAATTCAACAGCTACAGAATATTACTGATCGTATGGGGCCGGTCACTGTCAGCCGAGTTGAACAAGTACGTAAAGAAATTATGGCGAGAGTGCGTGAATTGGCAGAAGGAGGGGAGATTGAAGTACAGCTCTTCGCCGAACAGACTGTGGAGTAA
- a CDS encoding flagellar hook-basal body complex protein FliE encodes MDITDECNHLEPIKGHLGQAFMLQEMRQLAAIAHYTPYIESAKPYANDGLTMDKDRKDRKDRIHGSFLSVLEEAVDSVDALQHVASQKQEAIDMGLSDDLTGTMIANEKASIAFSATHKVSEKLLTAITETMNTSL; translated from the coding sequence ATGGATATAACGGATGAATGCAACCACCTTGAGCCTATTAAGGGACATTTGGGGCAAGCCTTCATGTTGCAAGAAATGCGTCAACTGGCAGCAATAGCGCATTACACGCCCTATATCGAATCAGCTAAACCCTATGCCAATGACGGATTAACAATGGATAAGGATAGAAAAGACAGAAAGGACAGAATTCATGGTTCTTTCTTGTCTGTTCTGGAAGAGGCCGTTGATAGCGTAGATGCTTTGCAACACGTGGCCAGTCAAAAACAAGAGGCAATAGACATGGGGCTTAGTGACGATTTAACAGGCACCATGATCGCGAATGAAAAAGCCAGTATTGCTTTTTCGGCTACTCACAAAGTGTCAGAAAAGCTCCTGACTGCAATAACTGAAACCATGAACACGTCGCTTTAA
- the fliI gene encoding flagellar protein export ATPase FliI has protein sequence MTDVMDPLVDHPIVDVYRSSLKLPLGGQGVRPMSVDNDVIRRAPAANTKANGIDSVEGTCDTVSDHSILDNALKSIENINLVRVSGRLVRVNGMLLECTGCPLAIGQRCRVENIDDTLIETQVVGFDRDVTYLMPFKPPHGLIAGARVFPKIEENKQLIGDSWLGRVVNGLGEPIDGKGDLGGETPLMQQLPQIHPLMRRAVSEPLDVGIKAINGLLTIGKGQRVGLMAGSGVGKSVLLGMITRYTQADVVVVGLIGERGREVNEFIEHALQAAGMKKSVVVASPADESALMRIKASEICHSIATYYRDKGKDVLLLVDSLTRYAMAQREISLSLGEPPVTKGYPPSAFGVIPRLVESAGNSNGNGTMTAIYTVLAEGDDQQDPIVDCARAVLDGHIVLSRQLAESGHYPAIDMGQSISRCMSQVTSVEHRRSARSLKRLYADYIELKPLIPLGGYVAGVDQHADRAVKHYPAIARFLHQEVDQSASLVATLDHLAELYQSWT, from the coding sequence ATGACTGATGTTATGGATCCGCTTGTTGATCACCCCATTGTAGATGTATACCGTTCGTCTTTGAAGTTGCCGCTAGGCGGCCAGGGCGTGAGACCGATGAGCGTAGACAACGACGTGATTCGGCGAGCACCCGCAGCCAACACAAAAGCGAACGGTATAGATAGCGTCGAGGGCACCTGTGACACTGTCTCTGATCATTCCATTTTAGATAATGCATTAAAATCTATTGAAAATATTAATCTTGTTCGTGTTTCAGGGCGTCTAGTTCGTGTTAACGGCATGTTACTTGAGTGTACTGGTTGCCCTCTGGCTATTGGCCAGCGCTGCCGGGTTGAAAATATTGACGACACTTTGATTGAAACACAGGTCGTGGGTTTTGATCGAGATGTGACCTATCTTATGCCGTTTAAACCGCCACATGGTCTTATTGCTGGAGCACGCGTGTTCCCGAAAATCGAAGAAAATAAACAACTTATTGGTGACAGTTGGCTAGGCCGGGTGGTGAATGGTTTAGGAGAGCCTATCGACGGAAAAGGAGACTTGGGCGGAGAAACCCCTTTGATGCAGCAGTTACCACAAATCCATCCGCTGATGCGTCGCGCCGTCTCCGAGCCCCTTGATGTGGGGATCAAAGCTATCAATGGCCTATTGACTATCGGTAAGGGGCAGCGAGTGGGTTTGATGGCGGGGAGTGGCGTGGGTAAAAGTGTGCTTTTGGGGATGATCACACGTTATACCCAGGCTGATGTGGTGGTGGTTGGGTTGATTGGTGAACGGGGAAGAGAAGTTAATGAATTTATTGAACATGCATTACAGGCGGCAGGGATGAAAAAATCGGTGGTGGTTGCTTCTCCTGCGGATGAATCCGCATTAATGCGGATCAAAGCGAGTGAAATCTGCCATTCGATTGCAACTTATTATCGCGATAAAGGTAAAGACGTCTTGTTATTGGTTGATTCTTTAACACGCTATGCGATGGCTCAACGTGAAATTTCTCTCTCACTCGGTGAACCGCCCGTGACTAAAGGTTACCCGCCTTCTGCGTTCGGGGTGATCCCCCGTTTGGTAGAAAGTGCGGGGAACAGTAACGGTAATGGTACTATGACAGCGATTTATACTGTTTTAGCCGAAGGAGATGATCAGCAAGATCCCATCGTTGATTGTGCCAGGGCAGTATTGGATGGGCATATTGTGTTGTCACGCCAATTGGCAGAAAGCGGGCATTATCCCGCGATTGATATGGGACAATCGATTAGCCGCTGCATGAGTCAAGTGACCAGTGTCGAACACCGCCGATCGGCACGGAGTTTAAAACGATTGTATGCTGATTATATTGAGCTTAAACCTTTGATTCCATTAGGAGGGTATGTCGCAGGAGTTGATCAGCACGCCGATAGAGCCGTCAAGCATTATCCAGCGATAGCGCGTTTTCTACATCAAGAAGTCGATCAATCAGCTTCCTTGGTGGCAACACTTGATCACCTTGCTGAGCTTTATCAAAGTTGGACGTAG
- the fliQ gene encoding flagellar biosynthesis protein FliQ, producing the protein MMTMDIAGDIVAQGVSLVLIISMVAIIPSLLIGLCVSIFQATTQINEQTLSFLPRLSMTLLVLIFAGKWMMTRLHDFTVAIFTQAAQLVG; encoded by the coding sequence ATGATGACCATGGATATTGCTGGAGATATTGTTGCTCAAGGGGTCAGTTTAGTTTTAATCATTTCGATGGTTGCTATTATACCCAGCCTATTAATTGGCTTATGTGTCAGTATTTTTCAGGCCACCACACAAATTAATGAACAAACGTTAAGCTTTTTACCCCGTCTGAGCATGACCTTATTAGTATTGATTTTTGCGGGTAAATGGATGATGACTCGATTGCATGATTTCACTGTTGCTATTTTCACTCAAGCGGCTCAGCTAGTGGGATAA
- a CDS encoding IS5 family transposase (programmed frameshift), with protein MNLAHRRHDISDHVWSLLEAHLPGRKGTWGGIARDNRQFINAVFWILRTGAPWRDLPPDYGGWKNTHRRFCRWRDKGLWESLLEALIVEPDFEWLMIDATHSKVHPHAAGAKGGNQDMERNKRGLNSKIHLAVDAHGMPVRIFITSGTTADCQQATNLTKGIAAEYLLADKGYDSDNIIKKAEEAGMQIVIPPKKNRKIQREYDKALYKHRHLVENAFLHLKRWRGIATRYAKNTSSFLAAVQIRCLALWLKIS; from the exons ATGAATTTAGCCCATCGCCGCCACGATATATCCGATCATGTTTGGAGCCTATTGGAAGCTCATCTCCCGGGGAGAAAAGGCACTTGGGGTGGCATAGCCAGAGATAACAGGCAGTTTATTAATGCTGTTTTCTGGATATTGAGAACCGGCGCTCCCTGGCGTGATTTACCGCCTGATTATGGCGGTTGGAAAAATACTCATCGCCGGTTTTGCCGCTGGCGTGACAAGGGGCTATGGGAGTCTCTGCTCGAAGCGCTGATTGTGGAGCCAGATTTTGAATGGCTGATGATTGATGCCACTCATAGCAAAGTTCACCCTCATGCAGCAGGCGCAAAAGGCGGTAATCAGGATATGGAGCGCA ACAAAAGGGGGCTCAACAGTAAGATACATCTGGCCGTGGATGCGCATGGTATGCCGGTCAGAATTTTTATTACATCAGGTACCACAGCAGATTGTCAGCAAGCAACGAATTTAACCAAAGGTATTGCAGCAGAATATCTGTTGGCTGACAAGGGCTATGACAGTGATAACATCATTAAAAAAGCAGAAGAAGCCGGCATGCAAATCGTAATACCACCTAAAAAGAATCGTAAAATTCAACGTGAGTACGATAAAGCGCTCTACAAGCATCGACATCTCGTGGAAAATGCTTTTCTGCACCTAAAGCGCTGGCGAGGTATTGCTACTCGTTATGCAAAAAATACCTCCTCTTTTCTCGCTGCTGTACAAATACGATGCCTTGCTCTATGGCTCAAGATCTCATGA
- the fliR gene encoding flagellar biosynthetic protein FliR: MEINIQALTTPLFALWLPFVRILSFLHFCPVLSQKAFNVKAKVGCALVLAILITPMLQQNIVLTDLLSMHQVLLISEQILWGWLFGSILSLIFIALQTAGQILSMNMGLGMAAMNDPGSDVSTTVISQIIFVFSVLIFFTIDGHLLFITILYKGFTYWPIGDAINAFSLRSLALSLSWIFSSATLLALPTTFIMLLVQGVFGLLNRVSPTLNLYSLGFPISMLFGLFCLVLIITNIPDHYLHLSNEILTQLDKMKGY, encoded by the coding sequence ATGGAAATCAATATTCAGGCGTTGACCACCCCCTTATTTGCATTATGGTTACCCTTTGTGCGCATCCTGTCTTTTTTGCATTTTTGCCCTGTCTTAAGCCAAAAAGCATTTAATGTAAAAGCTAAGGTTGGCTGCGCCTTAGTGCTCGCAATATTAATTACACCGATGCTACAGCAAAATATTGTCTTAACAGATTTATTATCGATGCATCAAGTGTTATTAATTAGCGAGCAGATTTTATGGGGTTGGTTGTTTGGTTCAATATTGAGTTTAATTTTTATTGCGCTGCAAACCGCCGGGCAAATTTTGTCAATGAATATGGGGCTTGGGATGGCGGCGATGAACGATCCCGGTAGTGACGTATCAACCACTGTTATTTCGCAAATCATATTTGTTTTTAGTGTGTTAATATTTTTTACTATTGACGGCCATTTGCTCTTCATCACCATTTTATATAAAGGTTTTACTTATTGGCCTATCGGCGATGCTATTAATGCGTTTTCATTGCGATCATTGGCATTAAGTCTTAGTTGGATTTTTTCATCAGCCACACTATTAGCCTTACCCACTACTTTTATTATGCTACTGGTTCAAGGTGTATTTGGCTTGTTAAACCGAGTATCACCGACACTTAATCTTTATTCACTCGGTTTTCCCATTAGTATGTTATTCGGTCTATTTTGTTTAGTGCTGATAATAACCAATATACCTGATCATTATCTTCATTTGAGTAATGAGATATTAACTCAGCTAGATAAAATGAAGGGTTATTGA
- the fliP gene encoding flagellar type III secretion system pore protein FliP (The bacterial flagellar biogenesis protein FliP forms a type III secretion system (T3SS)-type pore required for flagellar assembly.), translated as MTVRRYLKHAPFLLLIAGLLCSPVLMAQDGGITLFSTTSTANGQDYNVKIEILILMALLSLLPILFLMMTCFTRFVIVLAILRQALGLQQSPPNKILVGIAMALTFMIMRPVWTKIHDSAVIPFQNDEITLKQALANAQIPLKSFMLAQTSVTSLEQMMKIAQVTGSAAEQDLSVITPAYILSELKTAFQIGFMIYLPFLMIDLIVASILMAMGMMMMSPLIVSLPFKLMLFVLCDGWTLIVGTLTASVRGI; from the coding sequence ATGACTGTACGGCGCTATTTAAAACATGCCCCTTTTTTACTGTTAATCGCTGGGTTGCTCTGCTCTCCTGTTTTAATGGCTCAAGATGGGGGGATTACCCTTTTTAGCACCACTTCGACAGCAAATGGGCAGGATTACAATGTAAAAATTGAAATTCTTATCTTGATGGCGCTGCTGAGTTTGCTGCCTATCCTGTTTTTAATGATGACTTGCTTTACTCGTTTTGTTATCGTCCTGGCGATTTTACGCCAGGCATTAGGATTACAACAAAGCCCGCCCAACAAAATTTTGGTCGGCATTGCTATGGCGCTAACATTCATGATTATGCGCCCCGTGTGGACAAAAATTCACGATAGCGCCGTAATCCCTTTTCAAAATGACGAAATCACACTCAAACAAGCACTGGCCAATGCTCAAATTCCACTCAAAAGTTTTATGTTAGCGCAGACCAGTGTCACATCATTAGAACAAATGATGAAAATAGCACAGGTTACAGGCTCGGCGGCTGAGCAAGATCTCAGTGTAATCACGCCTGCTTATATACTCAGTGAATTAAAAACGGCTTTTCAAATTGGTTTTATGATTTATCTGCCTTTTTTAATGATTGACTTGATTGTTGCCAGTATTTTGATGGCAATGGGCATGATGATGATGTCACCATTAATTGTCTCTTTACCCTTTAAGTTAATGTTATTCGTACTTTGTGATGGTTGGACACTTATTGTCGGAACCTTAACCGCTAGCGTACGAGGGATATAA
- the fliH gene encoding flagellar assembly protein FliH: protein MLNKNNKIGMGEAIPTAVEVAARRPGRETDERRQRGDSATARSQQGGRFKGEGYKYRLHQFPPLCQTPPPLLEEQHSLGLTPAEYQKQLQQGFQQGVEQGFTKGMLDGKEEGYQEGVNLGYDEGMKRGRAEGRASGKALFSQASKPFSTLSTAMQDYLNQYESRRRDELVKLVERVTRQVIRCELALQPTQLLTLVEEALAGLPSMPKQLTVYLNAEELSRINDVAPEKVEAWGLRADPAMQAGECRVVTESTEIDVGCQHRLDQCVDALKSHLLTDSTHD, encoded by the coding sequence ATGCTGAATAAAAATAATAAAATAGGTATGGGAGAGGCTATACCCACAGCCGTTGAAGTTGCCGCTAGGCGGCCAGGGCGTGAGACCGATGAGCGTAGACAACGAGGTGATTCGGCGACCGCCCGCAGCCAACAAGGCGGCAGATTCAAAGGCGAAGGGTATAAATATCGGCTACATCAATTTCCCCCCTTGTGTCAAACCCCTCCGCCATTGTTAGAAGAGCAGCATAGCCTCGGCTTGACACCAGCAGAATACCAAAAACAGTTACAGCAAGGTTTTCAGCAAGGGGTTGAACAAGGTTTCACCAAGGGGATGCTCGATGGTAAAGAAGAAGGATACCAAGAAGGGGTCAATTTAGGTTACGACGAAGGCATGAAAAGAGGGCGTGCCGAAGGAAGAGCCTCGGGTAAAGCCCTTTTTAGCCAGGCAAGCAAACCTTTTTCTACGCTATCTACTGCGATGCAGGACTATTTGAATCAGTATGAAAGCCGTCGGCGAGACGAGTTAGTTAAATTGGTCGAGCGAGTGACTCGTCAGGTGATCCGCTGTGAACTGGCATTACAGCCAACACAGTTATTGACGCTAGTAGAAGAAGCTTTAGCCGGTTTACCTTCCATGCCGAAACAACTGACCGTTTATCTTAATGCTGAAGAATTGAGTCGTATCAATGATGTTGCACCAGAAAAGGTAGAGGCATGGGGGTTGCGCGCCGATCCTGCTATGCAAGCGGGGGAATGCCGTGTTGTAACGGAAAGCACTGAAATAGATGTCGGTTGTCAACACCGTTTGGATCAATGTGTTGATGCATTAAAAAGTCATTTACTAACGGATAGTACTCATGACTGA
- a CDS encoding FliM/FliN family flagellar motor switch protein, producing MQLEKIKAKIYNGEQLSDIKKLDINKLGRPYYKLPKIIADYFDILDAKISFFFLKKYRVNLSLKNVTTEMDCSHKNTKIFSSKLGHVAFDTERNFLLNILNDYYGLSKNSVIEPSIHVPITQTEDRLKNKLGLELTELFLNHDDFGEKLAFKTTNGVFIKQWSYRLIFSLAGDEQHVFYILLDANHADRILHSQDANDEENKKTTDNNSPLPLEKLFNKLPISLNIKLISVNLTLAELKALEKGEIISISMPDHFPVFIGTEQIFSAIITENRGKLFLTEFNEKNRLIPNEFRVMARG from the coding sequence ATGCAGTTAGAAAAAATCAAAGCAAAAATCTATAATGGTGAGCAATTATCTGATATAAAAAAACTCGATATCAATAAGCTTGGGCGCCCTTACTATAAATTACCAAAAATAATTGCGGATTATTTTGATATTCTAGATGCTAAAATTAGCTTTTTTTTCTTAAAAAAATACCGGGTGAACTTATCATTAAAAAATGTTACTACCGAGATGGATTGTAGTCATAAAAATACCAAAATATTTAGCAGTAAATTAGGGCATGTTGCTTTTGATACAGAACGAAATTTTTTGCTTAATATTTTGAATGATTACTATGGACTAAGTAAAAACAGCGTTATTGAACCCAGTATACATGTTCCTATTACGCAAACAGAAGACAGATTAAAAAATAAGTTGGGTCTTGAATTAACTGAATTATTTTTAAATCATGATGATTTTGGTGAGAAGTTAGCATTTAAAACAACCAATGGTGTTTTTATTAAACAATGGTCTTATCGGCTAATATTTTCATTAGCCGGCGATGAACAACATGTTTTTTATATTCTGCTTGATGCGAATCACGCTGATAGAATTCTGCATTCTCAAGATGCTAATGATGAAGAAAATAAAAAAACCACGGATAATAATTCACCATTACCTTTAGAAAAACTATTTAATAAATTACCGATTAGTTTAAATATTAAGTTAATCAGCGTTAATCTAACACTAGCTGAATTAAAAGCGCTCGAAAAAGGAGAGATTATTAGCATATCAATGCCTGATCATTTCCCGGTTTTTATCGGCACTGAACAGATATTCAGTGCCATCATTACAGAAAATCGTGGAAAGCTCTTCCTTACCGAGTTCAATGAAAAAAATAGACTTATACCCAATGAATTTCGAGTTATGGCCAGGGGGTGA
- the fliF gene encoding flagellar basal-body MS-ring/collar protein FliF: MLDKLKQKLPPIRLGKNKNVVLMGIAAAMISGAIIFSLWRSSQSYTVLFGSQEQIPTTQVVEVLGSESIPYRVNPDNGQILVAENQLGRARMALAAKGITAALPVGYELMDKETMLGSSQFMQNVRYKRSLEGELAQSVMALDAVEYARVHLGMSEASSFVITTKPDSSASVILRLKPRHQLTPEQVGAIIQLVSGSVPGMKASQVRVINQNGELLSEGYQNSNNGLSTLKSGPELARKLQLAVEKNVANLLNPIVGANNYRISVTTQLDLSNIEETLERYGADPRTLDENVNQESSSDERAMGIPGTLSNQPAAKNNAQSPSTMLNRSQSQRKFAYDRDIRHVRHPSYKLEKMTVAIVLNKAASALEQWTTPQLDELKRLAIDAAGINFDRGDSLTMNLITFTPQTEYEETPLPWWQEPAALRWAQMGGIGLIAFFFLWFGVRPLIQRVTREEQTSSTSVASPDQPQNLTPETTAAMGDAAPKINDEKVLADVLPKSSFQEEDDLPSPASGLETKISHMQMLAYSETDRVAEVIKQWINSNERTRAEPDTRES; encoded by the coding sequence GTGTTAGATAAACTCAAACAAAAATTGCCACCCATTCGGTTAGGCAAAAATAAAAATGTGGTCTTAATGGGGATCGCAGCGGCCATGATCAGTGGCGCGATCATTTTTAGTCTTTGGCGTAGTTCGCAAAGCTACACCGTATTATTTGGTTCACAGGAACAAATTCCAACGACCCAAGTGGTGGAGGTCTTAGGCAGCGAATCGATTCCATATCGGGTCAACCCGGATAACGGCCAAATTTTAGTCGCAGAAAATCAGTTAGGCAGGGCGCGCATGGCATTGGCCGCAAAAGGTATCACCGCGGCTTTACCGGTTGGCTATGAGCTAATGGATAAAGAAACGATGCTAGGCAGTAGCCAATTTATGCAGAACGTCCGCTATAAACGCAGCCTAGAAGGTGAGTTGGCTCAGAGTGTCATGGCGCTAGATGCGGTTGAATACGCTCGGGTGCATTTGGGGATGAGCGAAGCCAGTTCTTTCGTCATTACCACAAAACCCGACAGCAGTGCTTCTGTTATCTTACGTTTAAAACCCCGCCATCAACTGACTCCTGAACAAGTGGGTGCCATTATTCAATTGGTTTCCGGTAGTGTTCCGGGGATGAAAGCATCACAGGTTCGGGTTATCAATCAAAATGGTGAATTGCTTTCTGAAGGTTATCAGAACAGTAATAATGGCTTGTCAACGCTCAAATCAGGGCCAGAATTGGCTCGTAAGCTGCAACTGGCAGTGGAAAAAAACGTGGCTAACCTACTCAATCCTATTGTTGGCGCCAATAACTACCGTATCAGTGTGACTACGCAATTGGACCTCAGTAATATCGAGGAGACACTAGAGCGTTACGGCGCGGATCCGCGAACCCTAGATGAAAATGTCAATCAGGAAAGCAGTAGCGATGAACGTGCTATGGGCATCCCCGGTACATTAAGTAATCAGCCGGCGGCAAAAAATAATGCCCAATCACCCTCCACGATGCTCAATCGTAGCCAATCCCAGCGTAAATTTGCCTATGATCGCGATATTCGTCATGTGCGTCATCCCAGTTATAAGCTGGAAAAAATGACGGTGGCCATTGTATTGAATAAAGCTGCCTCCGCGCTGGAGCAATGGACAACCCCACAACTCGATGAACTAAAACGCTTAGCGATCGATGCGGCCGGGATTAATTTTGATCGTGGAGATTCGCTGACGATGAATCTGATCACCTTTACACCACAAACTGAATACGAAGAAACACCTTTACCCTGGTGGCAAGAGCCAGCGGCTTTACGATGGGCGCAAATGGGCGGAATAGGTTTAATCGCATTCTTTTTCTTGTGGTTTGGGGTTCGCCCTTTAATACAACGTGTGACACGTGAAGAGCAAACATCGTCGACATCGGTTGCATCACCTGATCAACCACAAAATCTGACGCCCGAAACAACAGCAGCCATGGGTGATGCTGCTCCGAAAATCAATGATGAAAAAGTATTAGCCGACGTGCTACCAAAATCTTCATTCCAAGAAGAAGACGATTTGCCCTCACCGGCTTCGGGTCTTGAAACCAAAATTAGCCATATGCAGATGCTGGCTTATTCTGAAACCGACCGTGTAGCCGAAGTTATTAAACAATGGATTAATAGTAATGAACGAACCCGAGCAGAACCCGATACTAGAGAAAGTTAA
- the fliN gene encoding flagellar motor switch protein FliN: MTNEQKELNDDLDLDFILPEDKTVEAEDTSEAVPAVESKEPSLSETHAAKQALAEKAHKLSLLHRIPVTLTLEVASTEMSLAELMSINNTSVVELNKLAGEPLDIKVNGILFGKAEVVVCNDKYGLRILELNNRDLDELAL, encoded by the coding sequence ATGACTAATGAGCAAAAAGAGTTAAATGACGATCTTGATCTCGATTTTATTCTGCCAGAGGATAAGACAGTAGAGGCAGAGGATACATCAGAGGCCGTTCCGGCGGTTGAATCTAAAGAGCCCTCGCTATCTGAAACCCATGCGGCCAAACAAGCACTGGCTGAAAAAGCGCATAAGCTATCCCTGCTTCATCGTATTCCTGTCACACTGACACTCGAGGTAGCTTCTACTGAAATGTCACTCGCTGAATTAATGTCAATTAATAACACCTCGGTGGTTGAGCTAAACAAGCTCGCTGGCGAACCTCTTGACATAAAAGTGAATGGCATTTTGTTTGGTAAGGCTGAAGTCGTGGTGTGTAACGATAAATATGGCCTACGTATTCTCGAGCTTAATAATCGCGATTTGGATGAGTTAGCGCTATGA